One Lachancea thermotolerans CBS 6340 chromosome F complete sequence DNA window includes the following coding sequences:
- the ADI1 gene encoding acireductone dioxygenase (Ni2+-requiring) (similar to uniprot|Q03677 Saccharomyces cerevisiae YMR009W ADI1 Predicted acireductone dioxygenease of the methionine salvage pathway), with translation MVEAYYHDNDDSVDFREPHNSGEALSLEQLANIGVIYKHCPTEAEMDKVALERGYKNRDTVRMSSETLGDQLLPKLRTFYTEHLHEDEEIRYIIDGEGYFDVRNEPDDRWVRCKLVPGDLLILPAGIYHRFTLTTDNYVAAVRLFQDEPKWIAHSRPDADGFPIRREYLSSVQASK, from the coding sequence ATGGTGGAAGCGTACTATCACGACAACGACGACTCGGTCGACTTCAGAGAGCCTCACAACTCTGGCGAGGCGCTCTCCCTGGAGCAGCTCGCGAATATCGGGGTCATATACAAGCATTGCCCGACCGAGGCGGAGATGGACAAAGTCGCTCTGGAACGGGGCTACAAGAATAGAGACACCGTGCGCATGTCCAGCGAGACGCTGGGCGACCAGCTGCTGCCAAAGCTGCGGACCTTCTACACCGAGCATCTACatgaagacgaggagaTCCGGTATATAATAGACGGCGAGGGCTACTTTGACGTGCGCAACGAGCCCGACGATCGCTGGGTCCGCTGCAAGCTAGTTCCTGGGGATCTGCTTATCCTGCCCGCCGGCATCTACCACCGCTTTACACTCACGACTGACAACTACGTCGCTGCCGTGCGTCTATTCCAGGACGAGCCAAAGTGGATCGCACACAGCCGGCCCGACGCTGACGGCTTCCCCATCCGCCGCGAATACCTGTCTTCCGTACAGGCCAGCAAGTAG
- the GAS5 gene encoding 1,3-beta-glucanosyltransferase (similar to uniprot|Q08193 Saccharomyces cerevisiae YOL030W GAS5 Putative 1,3-beta-glucanosyltransferase has similarity to Gas1p localizes to the cell wall), producing MRLVHSVAALAGLTGSLVSAANSSLPIIKTEGNAFFDSESGERFYIRGVDYQPGGSSNLTDPLGSTDICKRDVPVFQDLGLNAVRVYTIDNTQDHSECMQMLAEAGIYVILDVNTPDSSISRSDPACSYNADYLQTVFATIDEFANYSNVLGFFAGNEVINDVNNTNSATYVKAVVRDMKKYMKARNYRAVPVGYSAADVSENVQLAAQYFNCGDDEDARVDMFGVNDYSWCGQSSFRTSGYSQKVQAYKNYSVPIFLSEFGCIKTKPRPFTEIGSIYSTQMSSVFSGGLVYEYSNEDNNYGLVDIESDTTVNKLTDYNNLKQQYQSTQNPSGDGGYSKDNSHSSCPSFEEGTWEANNTLPPMPSAASLFFSKGAGQPMGTGYPTQQMCDNANVSEYFTTSSSDDESSSTSASGKSSASSSSSSASQASSSGATSTSSTQSSSKSKGGAVGAVHVPLVFKAMVHIWNYVL from the coding sequence ATGCGCCTGGTCCACAGCGTAGCAGCCCTTGCTGGCTTGACCGGATCTTTGGTTTCGGCCGCTAACAGTTCTTTGCCTATCATCAAGACAGAAGGTAATGCATTTTTCGACTCTGAAAGCGGCGAGAGATTCTATATTCGTGGCGTAGACTACCAGCCTGGCGGGTCGTCCAACCTCACAGATCCACTCGGTAGCACTGACATCTGCAAGAGAGACGTCCCTGTGTTCCAGGATCTCGGGCTCAATGCAGTGCGTGTCTACACCATCGACAACACGCAAGATCACTCGGAGTGTATGCAGATGCTCGCCGAAGCAGGCATATACGTGATCTTGGACGTCAACACCCCCGACAGCTCGATTTCGAGATCCGACCCGGCGTGCTCATACAACGCCGATTACCTGCAGACAGTCTTCGCGACGATCGATGAGTTCGCCAACTACAGCAACGTGCTGGGCTTTTTCGCCGGAAACGAAGTCATCAACGATGTCAATAACACTAACTCTGCCACGTATGTGAAGGCGGTTGTTAGAGACATGAAGAAGTACATGAAGGCTAGAAACTACCGTGCGGTTCCCGTGGGTTACTCCGCCGCAGACGTGTCTGAGAACGTGCAACTTGCGGCACAGTACTTCAACTGCGgtgacgacgaagacgctAGAGTTGACATGTTTGGAGTTAACGACTATTCCTGGTGCGGACAGTCTAGTTTCCGCACGTCGGGGTACTCCCAGAAGGTGCAAGCATACAAGAACTACTCCGTCCCAATTTTCCTGAGTGAGTTTGGCTGCATCAAGACGAAGCCAAGGCCTTTTACCGAAATCGGGTCTATTTACTCCACCCAGATGTCGTCTGTATTCTCCGGCGGCCTTGTTTACGAGTACTCCAACGAGGACAACAACTATGGGCTGGTTGATATTGAGAGCGACACCACGGTGAACAAGCTTACCGACTACAACAACTTGAAGCAGCAGTACCAAAGCACGCAGAACCCAAGTGGTGACGGCGGTTACTCCAAGGACAACAGCCACTCTTCATGCCCtagctttgaagagggAACATGGGAGGCTAACAATACTCTGCCGCCTATGCCCAGCGCCGCGTCATTGTTCTTCTCAAAGGGCGCTGGTCAACCTATGGGTACCGGTTACCCAACACAACAGATGTGCGACAATGCTAATGTCAGCGAATACTTCACCACATCATCCTCCGACGATGAGTCCAGCTCAACATCTGCTTCTGGAAAGTCCTctgcttcctcttcatcgtcatcgGCTTCTCAGGCTTCTTCCTCAGGGGCTACAAGCACGAGTTCAACTCAGAGCTCCTCAAAGTCAAAGGGCGGTGCCGTTGGTGCTGTCCACGTACCTCTTGTCTTCAAGGCAATGGTGCATATCTGGAACTATGTCCTATGA
- a CDS encoding KLTH0F12496p (some similarities with uniprot|P40574 Saccharomyces cerevisiae YIR018W YAP5 bZIP transcription): protein MSRPRASTHYFLTLHHGVMNYSALRPSVSNSGASASCGELRTSKTWVLPAKTKPGRRAKTCTQQDGGSVSLEDDSRKAKNREAQRAYRERQAGHIKELQDLVEKWRMKCEGLKAELRNRNFELEQHKARVQDLEKKVETLEAERKPVPCDLCALKVTDAGATTGFLDPKLQDHIDNFKPMKAVPLSSGRKKRKWSPSALPTFKRPDERGISAGSLLELPVVDDSLGCGFCSESSACLCKDLAAQPDPAEPAAKRREAGQGG, encoded by the coding sequence ATGTCAAGACCCAGAGCATCAACGCACTACTTCCTCACATTGCACCACGGAGTAATGAACTACTCTGCTCTGAGGCCAAGCGTTAGTAATTCAGGCGCTTCAGCAAGCTGCGGCGAGCTTCGCACTTCCAAGACCTGGGTTCTACCGGCAAAGACAAAGCCTGGACGGCGGGCGAAGACCTGCACCCAGCAGGATGGTGGATCAGTAAGCCTGGAAGACGACTCACGCAAAGCAAAAAACAGGGAGGCGCAAAGAGCGTATCGGGAGCGCCAAGCGGGTCATATTAAGGAGTTGCAAGACCTGGTGGAGAAGTGGCGAATGAAGTGTGAGGGCCTAAAGGCTGAACTCAGAAATAGGAACTTTGAACTGGAACAGCATAAGGCGCGAGTGCAGGAtctggaaaaaaaagttgagaCTTTGGAAGCTGAGCGGAAGCCTGTTCCGTGCGACCTGTGCGCGCTGAAAGTAACGGACGCGGGTGCCACGACCGGCTTTCTAGACCCAAAACTGCAGGATCATATTGATAATTTCAAGCCCATGAAGGCGGTGCCACTGAGTTCGGGGcgcaagaaaagaaagtgGAGCCCGAGCGCCCTTCCAACGTTCAAACGACCCGACGAGCGCGGGATCTCGGCCGGCtcgctgctggagctcCCAGTGGTCGACGACTCGCTGGGTTGTGGTTTCTGTTCTGAGAGCTCTGCATGTCTCTGCAAAGACCTTGCTGCCCAGCCCGATCCGGCGGAACCGGcggcaaaaagaagagaagcgGGCCAAGGAGGTTAA
- the SLG1 gene encoding Slg1p (some similarities with uniprot|P54867 Saccharomyces cerevisiae YOR008C SLG1 Protein involved in cell wall integrity and stress response), protein MRFFSLCLVLASVCMADLTSLGCYGSLPSDYSGGDSYTWQSSSHCNSVCASKNAKYFALYNAGSCYCGNSSPTDETDSSSCNTACNGWASEMCGGSDAYTVFKVDSSSAGSVTTGSSIAAPSGAGSSSGSASSSGSASSSAASSSAASSSSASSSASSSTSSSSSSSSSTSSNSPSQASSSGSSSSPQSSTAAPTSSTTSSASVNVVITTQVQTDGGVAFTVTATASATASSAPSETAQAHSKKSKPKNLGAIIGGVVGGVCGAAVIAGIALLVLRRLSKKREQERMEKEYQEAIKPVEYRDTLYRSSLSRKGTNPFDDTRRISNGSIMDEPTLTAPNAPKTLTVANPDG, encoded by the coding sequence ATgcgcttcttttctctATGTCTAGTGTTGGCCTCGGTCTGCATGGCAGACTTGACATCTCTGGGATGTTATGGGAGCTTACCGTCCGATTATTCCGGCGGGGATAGTTACACATGGCAGTCCAGTTCGCACTGCAACAGCGTGTGTGCGTCCAAGAACGCCAAGTACTTTGCGCTATACAACGCTGGCTCTTGCTACTGTGGAAATTCAAGCCCTACCGATGAGACAGACAGCAGTTCCTGTAACACCGCCTGCAACGGGTGGGCCTCGGAAATGTGCGGGGGCTCCGACGCTTATACGGTATTCAAAGTCGATTCAAGCTCTGCGGGCAGCGTTACAACCGGATCTTCAATCGCGGCACCCTCGGGGGCCGGATCTTCGTCAGGGTCGGCATCTTCGTCGGGCTCGGCGTCTTCCTCCGCCGCGTCGTCGTCCGCCGCATCTTCCTCGTCCGCGTCGTCGTccgcctcttcttctacATCTTCATCCAGCTCGTCCTCCTCCTCGACAAGCTCCAACTCCCCTTCACAGGCCTCCTCGTCGGGTAGCTCCTCGTCCCCCCAGTCTTCGACTGCTGCGCCCACCTCCTCCACCACCTCATCTGCATCGGTCAACGTCGTGATAACTACGCAGGTGCAGACCGACGGCGGCGTAGCGTTTACCGTTACTGCCACCGCGAGTGCCACGGCCAGCTCCGCGCCATCCGAAACCGCACAGGCGCActccaagaagagcaaaCCCAAAAACCTTGGCGCGATCATTGGAGGCGTTGTCGGCGGTGTGTGCGGCGCGGCAGTCATCGCAGGCATTGCCCTGCTTGTTCTGCGGCGTTTAAGCAAAAAGCGTGAGCAAGAACGAATGGAGAAAGAATACCAAGAAGCTATCAAACCTGTGGAGTACCGCGACACGCTTTACCGCTCCTCGCTTTCCCGGAAGGGCACTAACCCATTCGACGATACCCGCCGCATCAGCAATGGCTCGATCATGGACGAGCCCACTCTCACCGCTCCTAACgctccaaaaactcttaCTGTCGCCAACCCAGACGGTTGA
- the CUB1 gene encoding Cub1p (similar to uniprot|Q08977 YPL260W Saccharomyces cerevisiae Hypothetical ORF) — MPKHPQEVPPEEESSLVYFLEVRNFLSRLKQNRSQYLNSKDVMSTYQQVLTKVRELDAIRKSSHHRPANSATTLIHNVELHNRVDSVLDDVFQLLSLSFLTVGLKNSAPATYASLSTVQRLLEHLDESNVFTHHDLRPIKERLDEISEIVSQSSYLDGTEISDGRIDFAKIQDEKDRNKIEEDLLLRAKLQHCLQEYEHIESKLEEIDPRLQSTMEKLFQLRRGLLSLAASTKRNAMSKQGVKTPDSLLPQEGIKQRLHELEAELTEIESHRDSSGKFVSLETGEIAGKGQNVLNGLLDDCHDLINDLSHHANNFVSLDSKLQPIYDNLIDIKTTLENLLVTRRWTLRETDLFSYQKRLSEIDKLRVGGKFPTENADAKGQAILLYLLRRCYAIIYKLLECSEPVSEALQKIHNQLSTVRRCLLELKRMGGVENDRELYPYQMKLASLDNVRVDGKFYDEDGNIPEGQGTLNALLAECFDILHELKIEAEERETPEDPQDDEEADDDHDHAGSIHEGSSAKGEATTADSHAAAAAAAAPKKPKARYLDASRPYSHDDDDEGDGDGDGDDEYTTNYSEHSYEDDEDDYATTSHAED, encoded by the coding sequence ATGCCAAAACACCCTCAAGAAGTCCCGCCCGAGGAGGAGTCTAGTCTGGTTTATTTTCTGGAAGTGAGAAACTTTCTGTCGCGTTTAAAGCAGAACCGGAGCCAGTATCTGAACTCGAAGGATGTTATGTCGACATACCAGCAAGTGCTGACTAAAGTACGGGAGCTCGACGCAATCCGGAAATCAAGCCACCACAGGCCAGCCAACAGCGCCACGACACTGATCCACAACGTGGAACTTCATAACAGGGTTGATTCGGTCTTAGACGATGTGTTCCAGCTTCtatctttgagctttctgacGGTAGGACTCAAGAACTCTGCGCCCGCGACGTACGCATCGCTCAGCACTGTGCAGCGGCTTTTGGAGCACCTTGACGAGTCCAACGTCTTTACACACCATGACCTGCGACCCATTAAGGAGCGGTTGGACGAGATTTCGGAAATCGTCTCCCAAAGCTCGTATCTGGATGGGACTGAGATATCTGATGGTCGTATCGACTTCGCCAAGATTCAGGACGAGAAGGACCGCAACAAGATCGAAGAGGACTTGTTGTTGCGCGCCAAATTGCAGCACTGTCTGCAGGAGTACGAGCACATTGAGTCCAAGCTCGAAGAGATCGACCCTCGCCTTCAGAGTACCATGGAGAAACTGTTCCAGTTGAGACGTGGTCTACTGTCGCTTGCGGCCTCAACTAAGCGCAACGCGATGTCGAAGCAAGGCGTCAAGACGCCAGATTCCCTGCTGCCGCAGGAAGGTATCAAGCAGAGACTCCACGAACTAGAGGCGGAACTAACTGAAATTGAATCCCACCGAGATTCATCCGGTAAATTTGTGTCCCTGGAGACCGGCGAAATCGCTGGAAAGGGGCAAAACGTACTAAATGGGCTTTTGGATGATTGTCATGATCTAATAAATGATCTGTCGCACCACGCGAATAACTTCGTCTCTTTAGATTCCAAACTACAGCCTATTTACGACAACCTTATCGACATCAAAACCACTCTCGAAAACCTCCTGGTAACCAGGCGCTGGACTCTCAGAGAGACAGACTTGTTCTCGTACCAAAAAAGACTCTCAGAGATAGACAAGCTGCGGGTTGGCGGCAAATTTCCAACCGAGAACGCTGACGCCAAGGGACAGGCCATCCTGTTGTATCTTCTGCGTCGATGCTACGCCATAATCTATAAACTGCTGGAATGTTCAGAACCCGTCTCGGAAGCGCTCCAAAAGATCCACAACCAACTCTCCACTGTACGTCGTTGTCTGCTGGAACTGAAGCGCATGGGTGGTGTCGAGAACGACCGTGAGCTTTATCCTTATCAGATGAAGCTTGCGTCTCTCGATAACGTCCGTGTCGATGGCAAGTTCTACGATGAGGATGGCAACATCCCCGAGGGTCAGGGCACGCTAAATGCTCTTCTCGCTGAATGCTTCGATATCCTGCACGAGCTTAAGATTGAGGCGGAGGAGCGCGAAACTCCAGAGGATCCTCaagatgacgaggaagcTGACGATGATCACGATCATGCGGGCTCAATCCATGAGGGTTCTAGTGCTAAAGGCGAGGCCACTACTGCTGACAGTCATGCtgccgcggccgcggcagcagctcctAAAAAGCCTAAAGCAAGATACTTAGATGCCTCCAGGCCGTATTCAcacgacgacgatgacgaaggcgacggcgacggcgacggcgacgacgAGTACACTACTAACTACAGCGAACATAGTtatgaagatgacgaggacgaTTACGCAACAACCAGCCACGCGGAAGATTGA
- the DOT5 gene encoding thioredoxin peroxidase DOT5 (similar to uniprot|P40553 Saccharomyces cerevisiae YIL010W DOT5 Nuclear thiol peroxidase), translating into MVELRRSTRKKSSDAPKRAPEEEEVAPNAPETKKAKTNGSKGELEEGDEVPDVVLKNQEGEEVSLKSVVQQNKVVVVFAYPKASTPGCTKQACGFRDNYEELKKNAAVFGLSTDTPNAQQKFKEKNSLPFDLLSDPQRKLIGPLGASKSPSGTKRSYWVFVQGKLRTKRISVSPEASVSEAKKEAIEAAQTDDGENAKEEVKEEQDGEVSGEDEVDGNDEDDEDFNEQEGEDPELEEVGQEEDEEYEEGDLKKDEDSEADVEGGNDDSVDAKEEADGLQEDEAEGEEENESNE; encoded by the coding sequence ATGGTTGAGCTCCGTCgttcaacaagaaagaagagctctgaTGCGCCAAAGAGAGCCccagaagaggaagaagtAGCACCTAATGCACCCgagacaaaaaaagctaaGACAAACGGGAGCAAGGGCGAGCTAGAGGAGGGTGACGAAGTTCCTGatgttgttttgaaaaaccaaGAGGGGGAAGAGGTGTCGCTCAAGAGCGTTGTGCAGCAAAACAAGGTTGTCGTAGTTTTTGCCTACCCCAAAGCAAGTACGCCTGGTTGCACGAAACAGGCATGTGGCTTCAGGGACAACTACGAAGAACTGAAAAAGAATGCTGCCGTATTTGGGCTGAGCACGGACACCCCCAACGCGCAGcagaaattcaaagaaaagaactcGTTGCCATTTGACCTGTTGTCAGATCCTCAGCGCAAACTGATTGGACCACTCGGGGCCAGCAAATCGCCTTCGGGTACGAAAAGGTCATATTGGGTATTTGTTCAAGGAAAGCTGCGCACCAAGCGGATTTCTGTGTCACCAGAGGCCTCTGTAAGcgaagccaagaaggaggcGATCGAGGCTGCGCAGACCGATGATGGCGAAAACGCGAAGGAAGAAGTGAAGGAAGAACAAGATGGCGAAGTTAGTGGAGAAGATGAGGTAGACGGTaacgacgaagacgacgaagactTCAACGAACAGGAGGGTGAGGACCCTGAATTGGAAGAGGTGGGtcaggaagaagacgaagagtATGAAGAGGgtgatttgaaaaaagacgaagacAGCGAAGCTGATGTCGAAGGTGGAAACGATGACAGCGTGGacgccaaagaagaagccgACGGATtacaagaagatgaggccgaaggcgaagaagaaaacgaGAGTAATGAATAG
- the APM1 gene encoding Apm1p (highly similar to uniprot|Q00776 Saccharomyces cerevisiae YPL259C APM1 medium subunit of the clathrin-associated protein complex), protein MASCIYFCDNKGKVILSRRYRDDVPPSAIEKFPSLLLEAEQESSIVPPCLTHNGVQYLFIQHNDIYVLTMSRSLSINVAQVFSFLYKLVEVLAEYVKTVEEESIRDNFVIIYELLDEMLDYGIPQITETKMLKQYITQKSYKLIKSAKKSKNVIRPPSQLTKSVSWRPEGITYKKNEAFLDVTESINMLITASGQVLRSEILGKVNVRSRLSGMPDLKLGLNDKGIFTSVESASSSEATEGKKSNIELEDLKFHQCVRLSKFENEKIITFIPPDGDFELMNYRLSTPIKPLIWCDAKIQVHSQSRIEIHCRAKAQIKKKSTANNVEILIPVPEDADSPKFRYSHGSLKYVPEKSAILWKIKTFNGGKEYSFAAQLGLPSMTDAEVPRAKRPIQVKFQIPYFTTSGIQVRYLKINEPKLQYQSYPWVRYITQSGDDYTIRTA, encoded by the coding sequence ATGGCTTCTTGTATCTACTTCTGTGACAACAAGGGAAAGGTAATACTATCTCGGCGCTATCGAGATGATGTTCCGCCGTCAGCCATAGAGAAGTTTCCGTCGCTACTTTTAGAAGCAGAGCAGGAATCTAGCATAGTTCCACCATGTTTGACACATAACGGCGTCCAGTACCTGTTCATCCAGCATAACGACATATATGTGTTGACAATGAGTAGATCCCTATCTATCAACGTTGCGCAagtgttttcttttctctaCAAGCTCGTTGAAGTATTGGCTGAGTATGTCAAAACTGTGGAAGAAGAGTCCATTCGAGACAACTTTGTGATCATTTATGAGCTGCTCGACGAAATGCTAGACTATGGTATTCCTCAGATTACGGAAACCAAAATGCTGAAGCAGTACATCACTCAGAAATCCTACAAGCTAATCAAATCGGCcaagaagtcgaagaaTGTCATTAGACCGCCATCTCAATTGACTAAGTCGGTGAGCTGGAGACCCGAAGGAATCACTTACAAAAAGAACGAGGCCTTCTTGGATGTCACTGAGTCCATAAACATGCTCATAACCGCCAGCGGTCAGGTTTTGAGGTCAGAAATACTGGGGAAGGTCAACGTTCGGTCTCGTTTGTCTGGAATGCCTGATTTAAAACTCGGGCTCAATGATAAGGGAATATTTACCAGCGTTGAGAGCGCTAGCAGTTCAGAAGCAACTGAAGGCAAAAAGTCCAACATAGAGCTGGAAGATCTCAAGTTTCACCAATGTGTTAGGCTGAGCAAATTCGAAAACGAAAAGATTATAACTTTTATACCACCTGATGGAGACTTTGAACTGATGAACTACAGGCTATCTACTCCTATCAAACCCCTTATTTGGTGCGATGCCAAAATTCAGGTGCACTCGCAGTCTAGAATTGAAATACACTGCCGAGCAAAAGCCcaaatcaagaagaagtccaCGGCTAATAATGTGGAAATTTTAATACCTGTCCCCGAGGACGCAGACTCTCCGAAGTTCAGGTACTCACATGGTTCGTTGAAGTACGTTCCTGAGAAGAGTGCAATTCTATGGAAAATCAAGACTTTCAATGGGGGTAAGGAGTACTCTTTCGCAGCGCAGCTTGGTCTGCCTTCAATGACGGACGCAGAAGTGCCAAGGGCGAAACGGCCAATTCAAGTCAAGTTTCAAATACCTTACTTCACGACCTCGGGAATCCAGGTCCGCTACCTGAAGATAAATGAACCCAAACTTCAATACCAGAGCTATCCTTGGGTCCGGTACATAACCCAAAGCGGAGATGACTACACTATCAGGACAGCATGA
- a CDS encoding KLTH0F12606p (no similarity) yields MNKIVSSAKEKQNESVFLREWILSDVLAVMKEHAPLPIWPAVPNFVPPLAKLHGHVPFKSEILLNRRHFLKITNFHRVEKFAVFASGRDNNCRILS; encoded by the coding sequence ATGAATAAGATTGTCTCATCCgcgaaagagaagcaaaatGAATCTGTTTTTTTGCGTGAATGGATCCTGTCAGACGTACTCGCAGTCATGAAGGAGCATGCTCCTCTCCCTATATGGCCTGCGGTTCCTAATTTCGTACCGCCCCTGGCCAAGCTGCACGGCCATGTGCCATTTAAATCAGAAATTCTGCTAAACAGGCgtcatttcttgaagattaCGAACTTTCACAGGGTCGAGAAGTTTGCGGTATTCGCATCGGGCAGAGATAATAACTGCCGCATCCTTAGTTGA
- the URM1 gene encoding ubiquitin-related modifier URM1 (highly similar to uniprot|P40554 YIL008W Saccharomyces cerevisiae URM1 Ubiquitin-like protein with only weak sequence similarity to ubiquitin), with amino-acid sequence MVNVKVEFLGGLDVIFGKQRTHKVSVSGNGDVTVGNLIDYIVDNMIKNPRDKEVFIENDTIRPGILTLINDTDWELEGEKEYVLEDGDIVSFTSTLHGG; translated from the coding sequence ATGGTGAATGTCAAGGTCGAGTTTCTAGGTGGCCTTGATGTTATCTTTGGTAAACAGAGGACGCATAAGGTCTCTGTTAGTGGGAACGGCGATGTGACGGTCGGTAACCTCATTGACTATATTGTTGACAATATGATCAAAAACCCAAGAGATAAGGAAGTCTTTATCGAGAACGACACCATCAGGCCTGGTATTTTAACCCTTATTAATGACACAGACTGGGAGTTGGAAGGGGAGAAGGAATATGTTTTGGAGGATGGCGATATTGTATCTTTCACCTCGACTCTGCACGGAGGCTAA
- the NAS2 gene encoding Nas2p (similar to uniprot|P40555 Saccharomyces cerevisiae YIL007C): MEQRNVFDVLSGGSENPNADAELRIQLSRLSELSLPEVFDLKSKLETQLSQLFDDLQHQGVNLESSLVTEDGFPRSDIDVLQVRLIRRGINILRNDLKAVIVRTQELMADQFQRLAAKTQSIGGSEVTEYRIPFAAVTEVVIDSPSHSAVSIQSYIVNSHRRRLLTFLQGLTKGDKIVKLGTIHAGNNKSLGAIGPLVQTNEEKPVTIRVLRNGTFLNLTLVPSKKWAGPGLLGCRLVHI; this comes from the coding sequence ATGGAGCAGAGAAACGTGTTTGATGTTCTTTCCGGTGGTTCTGAAAACCCCAATGCTGATGCAGAACTCAGAATACAGCTTTCTCGATTATCCGAACTGTCGCTGCCagaagtttttgacctGAAGTCTAAATTGGAGACCCAGCTttctcagcttttcgaCGATCTGCAACATCAGGGTGTGAATCTTGAGTCTAGCTTGGTCACGGAAGATGGGTTTCCCCGGTCAGACATAGATGTTTTACAGGTGCGGCTTATTAGACGAGGTATAAATATTCTTCGTAATGACCTGAAGGCTGTTATCGTTCGGACTCAGGAACTTATGGCAGACCAGTTCCAGAGATTGGCAGCGAAAACCCAGTCAATTGGTGGATCTGAGGTGACAGAGTACCGCATCCCGTTTGCAGCAGTGACGGAAGTTGTGATTGACAGTCCCTCTCACTCAGCTGTAAGTATACAATCATATATCGTAAATTCCCACAGGCGGCGGTTACTAACATTTTTGCAGGGATTAACAAAAGGCGACAAAATTGTGAAGCTCGGTACTATACACGCCGGCAATAACAAATCTTTAGGAGCTATTGGGCCACTTGTCCAGACAAATGAGGAAAAACCCGTAACAATTCGGGTGCTCAGGAATGGCACCTTTCTCAACTTAACGCTAGTACcgtcaaaaaaatgggCAGGACCCGGCCTTCTAGGCTGCAGGTTAGTACATATCTAG